AAAATGAAGGAGATAATCACGGCCGGACCGGAATAGACCGCGGCCGCAATCCCCGTAAGCACAAATATACCGGTACCGATAATTGCGCCAATGCCCATGAACGTCAGATCGAACGCACCCAGGCAACGTTTCAGACCGGTGTCACAAAAGGCGGCAGGGTTGGCAGGTTTGGTTCGGAATAAATTCATAAGGCGGCGGGTTCCTTAAATCAAAAATGACCATTGAGTTAAAAGATGACCATCTGACGACAATCCCTGTTTCATCCGATTCTAGCCCGAAAAATGATGAATTGGTTCAATTTTGTCCCGCCCACCACGCGATGATTGCCCTATAACAATCAGGGGATTAATCAGTTGCGCCTTAACGTTCACCCTGTTGACGGCTATAATCATCGGCCATTTTCCACCGATCAGCAGCGAGATTCCCATGGCCGTCCGCAAATCCTCGACCACTGCGCATGCGATTGAAGCCGGGAATCCGGATGTGATCGCGCAATACGAGCGCAGCATGAGCGAGCTGGAACAGATCGTGGCTCGGCTGGAACAAGGCGAGACCACACTGGAGCAATCCTTGGCCGATTATGAGCGCGGAGCCCTTCTGGCCCGACAGTGCGAACAGGCGCTCAAGGCCGCAGAACAGCGCATTGAAGCACTCATGGAGTCCGACGAGGAAGAATCACCGAAGAAAAACGGCAAAAAAGACAGCCCAAAAACGCAGCCCGACCTGCCGCCAGCCGATGCCTTCTTCGATGTTTGATCACCTCACGATCGACACTGTCACATTCCAATCTTGGCAGAGCGACTTTCAGACTGCGTTCGATATCCGCCTAAAACAGCGGCTGGGCAACATGCTGGGCGAATCCCCGCAGCGGTTGAAAGATGCCATCGGGCACGCGGTCATCGACGGTGGTAAACGGCTGCGGCCGATTTTGGTCGTTCTGGGCGCCAGTCTGGATAGCACACCCGGCAGCCTACCCGACCCGAACGATCCCCGGCTAGAACAGTTATGGAATGCTGCCGTCGCCATTGAGTTGATCCACGGCTACTCGCTCATCCATGACGACCTGCCAAGCATGGACAATGACGATTTGCGCCGGGGCAAACCCACCGTCCACCGCGTGTTTGACGAAGCCACCGCCATTCTGGCCGGCGATGCATTGCAGTCTCTGGCATTCAGTCTGCTTGCAGATGCACCACAAACCGATGTTAAGACCCGTCTGAACTGGGTTTCACTGCTCAGCACCGGTGCGAACCGGATGGTGTTCGGCCAGCAGCTCGATTTGAACCCGCCTGCGCAGATTCCGGCATTGGCGGAACTCACCCGGATGCACGAACTGAAAACCGGCGCCTTGCTGTATGCCGCATTGATGATGGGCGCTAATCAA
This region of Halothiobacillus neapolitanus c2 genomic DNA includes:
- a CDS encoding exodeoxyribonuclease VII small subunit, which produces MAVRKSSTTAHAIEAGNPDVIAQYERSMSELEQIVARLEQGETTLEQSLADYERGALLARQCEQALKAAEQRIEALMESDEEESPKKNGKKDSPKTQPDLPPADAFFDV
- a CDS encoding polyprenyl synthetase family protein, translated to MFDHLTIDTVTFQSWQSDFQTAFDIRLKQRLGNMLGESPQRLKDAIGHAVIDGGKRLRPILVVLGASLDSTPGSLPDPNDPRLEQLWNAAVAIELIHGYSLIHDDLPSMDNDDLRRGKPTVHRVFDEATAILAGDALQSLAFSLLADAPQTDVKTRLNWVSLLSTGANRMVFGQQLDLNPPAQIPALAELTRMHELKTGALLYAALMMGANQSSAEDRAALEAFIRPLGLAFQIQDDILDATGTAEQLGKTPGKDAADHKYSYVTVLGLDAARIHLNATMSEALNALEPMGTRACGLRACARFVLMRDH